From one Mesotoga infera genomic stretch:
- a CDS encoding MFS transporter yields the protein MHDKRLPLLLTSLLVFFVMFGFGLLLQLKLRELGASLLMVGLLTTVRGAVETFGSPAWGAISDGLKKRKLLVMLLVLTPALLYFAYSVIEIPIVFILFSSLIAFFTAGFEPIAMALSTEHSRDSVRNTSRELSIL from the coding sequence TTGCATGACAAACGTCTTCCACTCTTGCTGACATCTCTGTTAGTGTTCTTTGTGATGTTCGGTTTTGGCTTGCTCTTGCAGCTTAAGCTAAGAGAACTTGGGGCCTCACTTCTTATGGTTGGGCTTCTTACAACAGTGAGAGGAGCTGTGGAGACTTTCGGTTCTCCGGCCTGGGGAGCAATATCTGACGGACTTAAGAAACGAAAACTACTTGTGATGTTACTTGTACTTACGCCGGCTCTTCTCTACTTTGCCTATTCAGTAATTGAGATTCCAATAGTATTCATTCTTTTTTCTTCACTGATTGCCTTCTTCACCGCTGGGTTCGAACCTATAGCAATGGCTCTGAGCACAGAGCATTCACGGGATTCAGTCAGGAATACTTCAAGAGAACTATCGATATTG